A stretch of Besnoitia besnoiti strain Bb-Ger1 chromosome III, whole genome shotgun sequence DNA encodes these proteins:
- a CDS encoding hypothetical protein (encoded by transcript BESB_049470) — MVKYCGAKKCDLIDLLNAATTSRERNKVVKQLKKFDPCPRRELDVEFEAKDCSCKKYNQTQYYMCWRCDKPKTTNVKVMWNSPKGLKIICNTCYFALNANADLEKARRENAQNYSFMKKK, encoded by the exons ATGGTCAAATACTGCGGGGCTAAGAAGTGTGACTTGATCGACCTTCTGAATGCGGCGACCACATCTAGAGAACGTAACAAGGTCGTAAAGCAGTTAAAGAAATTCGACCCTTGTCCAAGACGCGAGCTTGACGTTGAGTTTGAGGCCAAAGACTGCAGCTGCAAGAAGTACAACCAGACGCAGTATTACAT GTGCTGGCGATGTGATAAACCGAAAACGACGAACGTTAAGGTCATGTGGAATAGTCCCAAAG GCTTGAAAATAATCTGCAATACATGCTACTTCGCGTTGAACGCTAATGCAGAtctggagaaggcgaggagagaaaacgcccAGAACTACAGCTTCATGAAAAAGAAGTAG